The Clostridium aceticum genomic interval TCTTGAAAAACTATTCTTTGAATAAAAAATAGGGACCAAGTTTTTTGACTTAATCCCTTTTCCTTATAATTATACTAATTCAAGAATTACCATTTCAGCAGCATCGCCTCTTCTAGGGCCTATCCTGATGATTCTTGTATATCCACCATTTCTATCTTCATACTTTGCTGCTAAATCAGTAAATAAGTCTTTAACAACCGTTTCATCTGTTATAAAGGCTAACGCTTGACGTCTAGCGTGTAGGTCTCCTCTTTTAGCTAAAGTAATCATTTTTTCCGCTAATCTTTTTGTTTCTTTAGCTCTTGTTTCAG includes:
- the rplQ gene encoding 50S ribosomal protein L17 — translated: MAGYRKLGRVSAHRDLMLRNLVTSLMKSGRIQTTETRAKETKRLAEKMITLAKRGDLHARRQALAFITDETVVKDLFTDLAAKYEDRNGGYTRIIRIGPRRGDAAEMVILELV